From a region of the Apibacter sp. B3706 genome:
- a CDS encoding asparaginase has product MKRKILLIYTGGTIGMIKEYSTGTLKPFDFNALLKHIPEIELIDADIDINVFEKPIDSSDIDILDWITLGNILENSYFKYDGFVILHGTDTMSYTASMMSFMLQGLKKPVVFTGSQLPIGELRTDAKENLITSIYYASLYENDKPVINEVCIYFEYKLYRANRTTKFSAEHFDAYISPNYPKLGESGVNLGVFKEYLLKPGHTDFKVNKNLANKIDIFTFFPGKNKYLLDRMVSDNDLEGIILRTFGSGNIPSDKETLRALHKAKELGKEIIVITQCVRGNVNFGKYHNSLIFKDLGVICGYDITVEAATTKLMHLLGQNLKGKILKKQFEENLSGEITN; this is encoded by the coding sequence ATGAAACGTAAGATTTTATTAATTTATACAGGAGGAACTATAGGAATGATCAAAGAGTATAGTACCGGAACACTAAAACCTTTTGATTTTAATGCGCTATTAAAGCATATACCCGAGATAGAACTAATTGATGCAGATATAGATATCAACGTATTTGAAAAACCTATTGATTCTTCAGACATAGATATTCTTGATTGGATTACATTAGGCAATATACTTGAAAATTCTTATTTCAAATATGACGGATTTGTAATATTGCACGGTACGGATACGATGTCTTATACTGCTTCTATGATGAGTTTTATGTTACAAGGATTGAAAAAACCTGTAGTATTTACGGGATCTCAATTGCCAATTGGTGAATTGCGAACAGATGCCAAAGAAAATTTGATAACTTCAATTTATTACGCTTCTTTATATGAGAATGATAAGCCAGTTATCAACGAAGTGTGTATTTATTTTGAATATAAATTATATAGAGCAAACAGAACAACCAAATTCTCAGCAGAACATTTTGATGCTTATATTTCACCCAATTATCCTAAATTAGGAGAGTCCGGCGTTAATCTTGGAGTTTTTAAAGAATATCTTTTAAAACCTGGTCATACAGATTTTAAGGTAAATAAAAATCTTGCTAATAAAATTGATATATTCACATTTTTTCCGGGAAAAAATAAGTATTTATTAGATCGAATGGTTTCAGACAATGATCTAGAAGGGATTATCTTAAGAACCTTTGGTTCGGGAAATATTCCTTCCGACAAAGAAACCTTAAGAGCCTTACATAAAGCCAAGGAGTTAGGAAAAGAAATTATAGTTATTACACAGTGTGTAAGAGGAAATGTAAATTTTGGAAAATATCATAATAGCCTCATATTTAAAGATTTAGGGGTAATATGTGGTTATGATATAACAGTAGAAGCTGCCACAACTAAACTAATGCATTTACTCGGACAAAACTTAAAAGGTAAAATACTCAAAAAACAGTTTGAGGAAAATTTATCCGGTGAAATAACTAATTAA
- a CDS encoding porin family protein, giving the protein MIKNLQIFYVVILFLSFSTLKSQVKFGVKGSLQFTNIRNVHKHSDTRIFAPAVGLFAQIPFNDFNDSWFFKPEIVYSEQGEKDGKDINVKFYQTYINIPLMVKYYFGDFIFPPCCRGKETHEFFIEAGPQIGYLIHEKNKHRDKKWYGGASKFDISAGLGGGISFARKHEIGIRYNWGLNNIYDNNKVYSKNGKWFKSHNTSNLGVSYFYFF; this is encoded by the coding sequence ATGATTAAAAATTTACAAATTTTTTATGTAGTAATTTTATTTTTAAGTTTTTCTACATTAAAATCGCAAGTTAAATTTGGTGTAAAAGGGAGTTTACAATTTACAAATATCAGAAATGTGCATAAACACTCAGATACCCGTATTTTTGCACCTGCAGTAGGTTTGTTTGCACAAATTCCTTTTAATGACTTCAACGATAGTTGGTTTTTTAAGCCTGAAATAGTTTATTCTGAACAAGGAGAAAAAGATGGTAAAGATATTAATGTTAAATTTTATCAGACTTATATTAACATTCCGTTAATGGTTAAGTACTATTTTGGAGATTTCATATTCCCTCCTTGCTGTAGAGGAAAAGAAACACACGAATTTTTTATAGAAGCCGGTCCACAGATTGGTTATTTAATTCATGAAAAAAATAAACACAGAGACAAAAAATGGTACGGAGGAGCTTCAAAATTTGATATCTCAGCAGGATTAGGAGGTGGAATTAGCTTTGCTCGTAAACACGAAATAGGTATCAGATATAATTGGGGGTTAAATAATATTTATGATAACAATAAAGTGTATTCTAAGAATGGAAAATGGTTTAAATCTCATAATACATCTAATCTAGGAGTTTCTTATTTTTACTTTTTCTAA